A single Oryza brachyantha chromosome 8, ObraRS2, whole genome shotgun sequence DNA region contains:
- the LOC102714116 gene encoding ubiquitin receptor RAD23d-like, producing the protein MSTVTCEVEPSAGAVAVLRSNSAVDSASASSAPATGSGLGFGAGDSPPGAGMQIFVKTVTAGALALEVNPSDTVGEVKARIQAKEGIPAEQQRLMFAGRHLDDGLTLAEYGIRKEANLHIALRLRGGAGGGGWGAPRRATAIGLFVTMISLAAAVNAGDPAAAAIKIFFLFALAVAGVNLITAGVFLVSRGEARSCTVLTDAAAFARRNFAVFGTIAASSAATGIIFSTTHPVLCFLLFVMFICSVSMVTIRVSFTNRDC; encoded by the coding sequence ATGAGCACTGTCACGTGCGAGGTGGAGCCGTCGGccggggcggtggcggtgctCCGGTCAAACAGCGCCGTCGACTCGGCCTCGGcttcgtcggcgccggcaacGGGAAGCGGATTGGGTTTTGGGGCCGGAGATTCCCCGCCTGGCGCCGGGATGCAGATTTTCGTGAAGACGGTGACGGCCGGGGCGCTCGCGCTCGAGGTGAACCCGTCGGACACCGTCGGCGAGGTCAAGGCCAGGATCCAGGCTAAGGAGGGCATCCCGGCGGAGCAGCAGCGGCTCATGTTCGCCGGCAGGCACCTCGACGACGGCCTCACCCTCGCCGAGTACGGCATAAGGAAGGAGGCCAACCTGCACATcgccctccgcctccggggaggcgccggcggcggcggctggggtgCCCCCCGCCGGGCAACCGCCATCGGACTCTTCGTCACCATGATttcgctcgccgcggcggtgaACGCCGGTGaccctgccgctgccgccatcaagatcttctttctttttgccCTCGCGGTCGCCGGCGTGAACCTGATCACGGCCGGCGTTTTCCTGGTGAGCAGAGGCGAAGCCCGGAGCTGCACCGTGCTAACCGATGCAGCCGCCTTCGCTCGCCGGAATTTCGCCGTGTTCGGTACgatcgccgcgtcgtcggcggcaACCGGGATCATTTTTAGCACCACGCATCCGGTGCTCTGCTTTTTGCTGTTTGTTATGTTTATTTGCTCTGTTTCTATGGTCACAATTCGTGTGAGCTTCACAAACCGTGACTGCTAA